In Oncorhynchus gorbuscha isolate QuinsamMale2020 ecotype Even-year linkage group LG03, OgorEven_v1.0, whole genome shotgun sequence, the DNA window CACATGGATAAGCATATCTATGCAGTAGGTTAATATACAACCAGTCTTTGCTTGAAGTTCTAGTCAAGCTTTATTTGAGTCAAAATCCCTCACTTTAAACGTCTGTAAATATTCTTACGTCTGTAAGATTCTACACCCGATAATAATCCAATTATTCTAAAGATAGAGCAAAACTTGTGAAGTATATAAATGTCTTAACACTGAAAAACTGTTTTGATGAGAGTTAATGTGGAGGAAATGACAATTGGATGTGGTGAATATGAATGCACTTTTTCACTTGAATCTCAAGAGTAttgttatgtttttgttttctgcATGTTGGTATGCTCAGTGTTTGCCCTAGCGTGGGTACAGTCTTTGTTAAAGCATTGTACTATTATATTATCTGCTGCAGTAACAGCAACGGTATTGGAGGCTAAAACCTCTGtagggaaaatgacttgtgttagGAACTGCCCCTTTGTAGCTAAAGTGTTACAGTGACTCTCAACATaatatgagtgtgtgagtgtgggtatgTGTATTTGTGTCTATGAACATGTGTTAGTGAGTTTGTAGTTTCCTTCTTATAAGTGGGTGCAGGGACTTACCAAGCACAAGTTGAACATTGAATCGGAGGCCCAACCAAAACCAACTCTCTCTTCCATCATGACGATTGTACGTTATTGAAACTACACGTGAAAAGAGTAACAATGTTTTTTGGGACATCACCAAAAATATCAATAAACCATAAAGGACCTGTCAAGTGATTTGTATTGAACTTTTAGGACAAGCTAGATGTGTAGATAAGATACTTGTAGTTTGGATGGCCTGAAACACTGCCATTCTCTTTACAATTGGAACATAAGGTCCCCTAGCATTGCGCAAGCTTAATCATTTGGCACTCAACATATCCCATATTGGGACATAACCCTGTTCCCAGCAGAACACAATCACACGTCCTCACTCTCATTAAGTAATATATACTGTACACAGGGGAAAGTATTGTCATGGTTCACAAGGATCATAATTCATTCACATTTCAATGCAATGTAAATACGCCCTTTGTACATATTTGTGAAGCAATCCCTTGGAGGCCAACAGATGACAAATATCTGTACACAGCTGTTGTTATTCTGGAAGAGGAAATGGTGCTGTCCTCCCTCATAATGGATGTTTTGGCAGAGAACTAAAGGGCTTCTCAGAAGCCAATGTACAACCCTTCAACAAGAGGACACAGCTGTGAACACAGGCTTAACCCATCAGAACACAGGCAGTAGACATTTTTATTTCGGATGATTATTACAGACAGATATTGTGGTGATGTTACGCTCTCACCCAACTGTGACATATAATTAGAAAATTACTTAACAGAAACATAGAAACTATCGAATATACAGTAACTATAATTGCAATGTTTTAATTTGTAGTGTTAATATTGTTAGAAGTTGTAATGTTTTTATatcatttgtatatatatatatttgtttcaaTTTCCCCTGATAAATTATCCATTTTGTTTCAAATATGAATGTGATTTCACACTCTCACCTAAACAAATCATGAATAAGAATTAACCAGGCAAGTATtgatcaaattacagaaatagcATTGTTTCAACTCATTGTTTCACATATAGGAAAGTACATGTCTAAATCAATGCTCAATTAATGTAAAATGAATTAGTATAGCTATACTAAACCAAAATATTaacacatgcaacaatttcaacgattttactctTACAGTAAATCAGTCACTTGAAATAAatcaattaggccctaatctatggatttcacatgactgggcaggggcaaagctatgggtgggcctgggagggcataggcccacccatttggcaaccaggtccagccaatcagaatatttTTTAGTTTCAGAATAtcgtctcagacaatcccgcaggtgaagaagccaatgttgaggtcctgggctggcgtggttattcCTGCAGTGGACATTccggcagtcagcatgccaatttaatgctccctcaaaacatttgtggcattgtgttgtgtgacaaaactgcacattttagagtggccaatTATTGTCCCCAACccatgtaatgatcatgctgtttaatcagtttcttgatatgccacacctgtcaggtgaatggattatcttggcaaaggagaaatgctcactacacGGATGAActgtgaacaaatttgtttacaaaATCTGAGAGGAAGAAGCTTTTGTGCTCATGGAAAATGTCTGGgctctttcatttcagctcatgaaacatgggaccaacacctcatatgttgtgtttatatttttgttcagtttaaatTACTTGACTGAAACTTGAATATGATTGAAAACTCTACATGTCAGCAAAAGTattgtatttggttcaaaacATTCTCTAAGACCTAAACCTCAAATGGAGTTGTGCATAAAGGGTGTGaccattgagcaagttgaggaagcTGAACTCCTAGGTAACATTCAATGGTCAATTATCATGGTCAAGTCATTTTGACAAagttgtgaagatggggagggttATGTCTGGTATAAAAGTTGCATAATCAGATAAGatacagctcagacacccataaaacataccaccaggggtctcttcacagtccccatgtcCAAAACAATTCACGGAAAtgcacagtattatacagagccatgatcgcATGGAACTCCCGTCCATCTCCAATTACTCAAGCAAACAGCAAAATTACATAAAACAAATGGATAAAACAACATCTCATGGCACAATAGTGACTGTGAaatgacacacatacaaacacattccCACACAATCTATCACACTCTAACACAAACAATCTATACACACATTATTCTTTAAATGTGTTGTTTGTACAATTAGTGTAGAGAACATTAAGAACCCCTGGTCTTTCCAtgaccaggtgaatacaggtgatagctatgatcacttattgatgtaatttgttaaatccactttaatcagtgtatataaggttagagaaggatttttaagccttgagataattgagacatagattgtgtatgtgtgccattcagagggtgaatgggcaagacaaaacatttaagtgcctttgaatgggtatGGTGCCAGGGGcagcggtttgtgtcaagaactgcaacgctgctgggttttttacACTCAGTTTCTCAACTGTGAataaacagtttcccgtgtgtatcaagaatgatccaccacccaatggccatccagccaacttgacacaactgtgggaagcattgaagttaacatgggccagcttccctgtggaacacttccGACACCTTTCCCCGACAAAGTCCACGCcgccaacgaattgaggctgttctgagggcaaaagggggtgcaactcaatgttaggaaggtgttcttgaTGTTTGGAATACTAACTGTATATTGTATCATTTTACATTTGTGTGACTGTTCTTATCTACCAGTACatcagtgttttgttacttgctgtgttttatgtttttgtgtggaccccaggaaaaatagctgctgcttctgcaaaagctaatggTGATCCGAATAAACCAATAATACATACTACCTTGAATGCACACAAACAAATATTGTTTGTCCTTTACCCATGCAATGGTCTATAAAGAtattaaaatgtaaaatgttctaatgttattgatggtataACATAGCTATAATGTCCCAATCCGGTGTAATGGTACAATCTGGATCCAGTCTCTACATCCAGGGTCTCATAGCCAGACTAACGCCAGACTAACGCCGGGATTCACTctaagagggaaagagagagaaaagttgATCTTGTTTTCTAAGCAACAAAAATAGGGATATTAATATAATCAAAAATGAATATACAAATATTATAAAATACCTGAACAAGAGCGCTCCCCTGATAACAGGCATCATTCTACCTGCTCCCCACTTGTGGATGGCTGGCTAAGCATTCCAGACAGTGGCAGGTGttgcctcttcttcttctttgggagcTTTTGTTGGGCCATGGCCAGGGAGTAGTACAGGCGGAAGTTATTGACTATGACTGGGACAGGCATGGCGATGGTCAGAATACCTGCCAGAGCACACAGGGCTCCAATTACCATGCCGGAACAGGTCTCCGGGTACATGTCCCCATAGCCCAGGGTTGTCATGGTAACCACCGCCCACCAGAAGCCTAAGGGGATGTTCTTAAAATTGGTGTGCGCAGACAAAGTTGGGTCTTCAGGGTCACCATGTACTCGCTCTGCGTAGAATTCCAGGGTGCTGAAAATTAACATTCCAATTCCAAAGAAGACAGCAAGGAGGCAGAACTCTTGAACGCTGGCCTTTAGTGTGTAGACTAACACACGCACTCCCACCATGTGGCGCATCAGCTTAAAGATCCTTAGGATCCTCACAAAGTTCAGCACACGCAGGAAGCCCAGGGCATTCCCACCCAGCCCCACATCCAGGAAGAAGGGCAGGATGGCCACAAAGTCAATGATGTTTAGTATGTTCTTCACAAACACCAGTATGTTGGAGCAGCAGGTGAAACGGACCAGGAACTCAAATATGaaccacaccacacagacaccctcCACCACAGTCAGAGTAGGTTCGGTCACTATCTCATAGTACGTCACCTCTTCTGTGTGGTTCCCATTATTGACCAGCTCTGTGCGTTGCTCTAACGTGTGGAAGCTCTCATGTGTCTCCAGACAGAAAGCTGTGATGGAAAGGAGGACGAAGAAGAGGGAAACAAACGCAATGACCTGCAAATGACAAGAAGGGTTATCATATGACTCTGAGTGGATCATCTCATAATGATTAaagacacaaacaacacactgaTTTATTTGTCTTCTAGGTTTGATTGGCGTGTTGGACATACATTGTATCAAAAAGGCTATTGGTTGGTGAGATGAGGCTGTTGTCTCCTGAACTGACTCAATCCCATGGTTGCTGTTTCATATGGAGCCACAGTACCTTCATTTGAGTGACATGAGCTAATGAGAGTTACATTACTGAACCATTCAAGGGACTCTGAGGgtgaatctcaattgcatttttTAATTCCACAcatcttctctccccatctccttctcaaaGCACATTGGAGCAGAACATCTGAAGTTCCTGCACACTAATATTCTCTGTTTTAAGGAGGAAAGGAAAACATATGTAAGAAGAACATAGAATTGAGATTCACCCTGAAGCTTCAATTCTGGTGAAGCTGCTTTTATTATTACAGTCCTAGCCTATGGAACAGCCGACAAGAGAATCTGAGTGTAGTAGAAACAGTggattttttgttttatttttgcaCACCCCAGGTGTGCCTTTacttattttttacatttggTTTATGCTACTACCTTTTCTGGTAGTTGTTTTTTTGCCCTTTTTGTCTGTGATTACTTTTATTTCTATCTTATTATTGTTTGTTTTAAATTGCATTTGTGAAGTGCATGGCATAAAGATATGGATATGgctgattctgttgcaaaactttTCCTAAACGGAAGCAACCAAAACGGGGCGTGATCTCCCTGAATTTGTTCAATAAAAACTATTGTTTGGCAAATGATTACACACCAGGTGTAGCCCACAAATCTTATGTTGTACACAAAGGGCATGGTTGACATGTTCCAACTATTTATTGGATTCCATGCCTCAGTAGGCTATTAAGCATATGCACATTTTCATGTTATTTTTTCAGGAGGGGAATTAGGCacatacaggtacatacatacatacatacatacatacatacatacatacatacatacatacatacatacatacatacatacatacatacatacatacatacatacatacatacatacatacatacatacatacatacatacatacatacatacatacatacatacatacatacatacatacatacatacatacatacatacatacatacatatacatgcacgcacgcacgcacacacacacacacacacacacacacacacacacacacacacacacacacacacacacacacacacacacacacacacacacacacacacacacacacacacacacacacacacacacacacacacacacatacattttttGCCCCAAGGCATAACTCAAGTGGGGAGTTACATACAGCTATTTAGGCAGCATATCAAACACAAGCAGGACACAGACATATAGTCTAATTAGCAATTtagtgttatttttttaaatcatagttGTAAACATTGGCTAAACAGGAGGCGGACAGGCAGCCAAAGTAGTAGTGTTCTATTTCAGCAACTCTGGCAAATGGCAACGAAATGGCAGCAACTACGAAGATTGGCCTACAGCATCCCACAAAACACAGATTGTTTTTACTCCAAAGCAACATGTATGGACTGCGTCCTGCTTGTGCAACTGCAATATCCATTACAGCAGACAGAGAAGGTTGTAGCCTTCATAAAGGCCTTGAATATTCGTTCAAATCACTGCGGGATTCTTATTTCAGCTGCTCCGAATATGAGGTAGTGACATAGACTACATTAACAAAGCAAAAAATGTGTACGCAAATTAACACATGCACAGAAGGTGATCTGGATGTACAGGTTTGAGAATTACGTTTCCAGAGGGGCAGAGCACGGGCACAAACTCAGTATTCATAACCACAGCCTTTAAAGAGGTGTGGTTCATCAGATGTGCTTGAGGCTTTCAGAGCTGCTTCCACGTGCATCTCCAAGCCAGTGCAAGTGTTTATTGTTCTTCAAAATGAGTGACTCTGTTTCACTGCTGTGATCCGTATCTATGCCTGCTGCCTGCTCTGCACAGTCATTAGAGCTGTTTGGTTTATGGAAAAGCCATATGGTTTATAACTGCAGTAAACAGAGCCTGCCTGCTACCACACCACCTTCTCCACAGCTTGGTAGGAATGTCCAGAGGGAATTACCCAGCCTCACACTGACGAGCCTGATTCAGTCCCTATCAAAACTACATTTTTTCTAAATTGGGAGAGAATAAAGAATACAAACCTTGGCAGCCTTAGACGAGAATGGGTCGTCAAATAAAGCCCATATTTTTGCTTTCCACCTTTTGCAGCGGCTCTGAGAATTAGCTGGGTTGTCCTCAACATCGAATGACTCTGAAAAGTCTTCATTGTGGTGCTCTTTTGAGTCAGATGGCCCGAACGCTGCAAGGGCCACTTCGGCATCCCTATGTTGGCAGAATGTTATCCAGCAACAAGGTTCCACGTCCGCCTTGTCGACCTCCCAAAAAGCCAACTCCTCTTCAAAAAGGGGACCGCAGACATCTGTTGGACAGTGAAGCTTACCGGTTCTGTAATAATTCAGAACATTGGAGAAAACACCTGGATGTCTGTCGAAGAAGAATTCAAGGTCACCACTTGGGTCATGATCCATCAGTTTAGCCAAACGTGTACCAGGCAAGCTCTTCAGAGTGCTCATGTAAGTTTCATGACGCATGCCACCAACGTTGATCACAACCTTTTTCATGACATCCCCTTTTGTGTCCCAGTCTTCCCTTAGATATGTTTTCAATGGAGTCCTGTCGAGGCCATGGGCTGAAGTATGGCCCTGAGAGGACAAATACGTTGAGCTGATCATGACCTGGAGGGGAGAGAATTGCACGTCCAGGAATGTTGTTTAGCCTACGGTCCTCGTCTGCGCCAACATTTTTGAAGAGATTTAAAATGTTTCTCAGGCCCAGGGGTAAAGAAAAACAGCATTACGGCAGGCTATAATCTCTCTCCTTTGGTAGTTAAGTTTGGGAAGAAATAATGATCTTTCCTTCCTATTTATTTCCTCAGAGCCTATTACAGTGTAGTCCCGCCCTCTAGGCAGCCCCCTTTCTGCATTCCAAAGTTTTTGTCCACTTCTGTTAGTTAGGGAAACCTGGTCTCtaagcatttcgtattattcctTAAGTAAATCTGAGATACTCCATTTAGTATGTTATGTTACagtttgtatggtatgtattaatttgtggatgtccaacacccatttcatatgatatattACAAATTAAAAAGGTGTATTATGTTACGAATTGGTAAAACGTACAATATGTTCCCGAATTTGCAAAACATGATATGTCGCAAATTCCAACTAGCTGGCTAGGGTTAACTAGCTGGCTAGAGTTAACTAGCTGgctagggttatgtttaggagttaggttagagGGTTACGTCAGGAGAAGAGATCCGTTatgagatttgaactcacaacctttgaGTTGCTAGACGTTCGTGTTATAcccccaccctgaccaaccaccctacttttgtttttgtttaagtAACCATTTGTCTTATATagccataccaaacgtaacatatcatccTGAGTGCATCGGATTTACATTTAGTAGGTTATGTCTAGTCTATAAGACCAGGCTGGTTAGGGGTACGGCTTCATTTCTTTACATCTTAAAGTTTATATCAATATATGTCAAAATAGGTAAAACATCCAAACATAAATCTCTGGAAAAGAACAACCTTACAATATGTGAGACACTTTTAAGACAGTTTCTCCATCAGTGAACAACTGCTGTCACTGTCACCTTTACTATAAGGATGAACTAATAAGTCATTCATTGAAGTGCAAATGGTTCACAAACTCTTCACATTCTTTGAACCTCAACATTGGCTAAAAGCGTAAAGCAGTATCTATTGGGCTAATGACCTCGTCTCGTGTCCTCCTGCTGTATAAGGGACATGACACTGCCCTCTAGTGTGTTTCCAAGAGAAATAGTCAGAGAAAGAATGACATAAAAGTTGTATAATAACCAACACTTTTGCTCTTTATTCGCTGCttttatatgtatatttataaaaCTGTTTATAAAAAAAGATATTACACATGTAAAGAGGGTAACCATGGAAACATTTAGAGGTTTACAATCTATTTAGACAATAAGATTCCCCCAAACCTAACAGCAATCTAAAACCTTTCAAATGTTCTCCgggatgtacagtgcattcgggatgtattcagaccccttcactattTCAacgttttgttatgttacagccttattctatagtggattaaatgtttttttccctcatcaatctacacacaataccccataatgacaaaacaaaaacagttttGAATTTTCATGCATGAATTTTCCGAATGCATAGCTTTATTTTAAACTTCTATCCACAGCCTACTCTTCCTGGGTGTTTTGTTCTCTAtctcatttctccttcacccaatccagatagctgatgttctgaaagagctgaaaaatctggaccccaacaaatcagccgggctagaccctcactttctaaaattatccgccaaaATATGTCCTATTACTAGCCTTTTCAACCTCTCTTatatatcgtctgagatccccaaagattggaaagctgccgcagtcatccccctcttcaaaggaggacccaaactgctacagacctatatctatcctaccctgcctttctaaggtcttcgaaagccaagttaacaaacagatcaccgaccgtTTCGAATCCTACTGTACCTTcttcgctatgcaatctggtttccgagctggtcatgggtgcacctcagccacgctcaaggcccTAAACGttatcataacctccatcgataagagacaatacggTGCAGCTTTATtaattgacctggccaaggctttcgactctgtcaatcaccacattcttatcggcagactcaacagccttggtttctgaaatgactgccttgcctggttcatcaactacttctctgatagagttcagtgtgtcaaatcggagggcctgttgtccggacctctgacagtctctatgggggtgccacagggttgaaTTCTCGGACCGACTCTTTTATTAGTAtaaatcaatgatgtcgctcttgctgctggtgattctctgatccacctcgacgcagacgacaccattctgtatatttctGCCCCTTCGTTGGacactaacctccagacgagcttcaatgtcatac includes these proteins:
- the LOC124031311 gene encoding potassium voltage-gated channel subfamily C member 2-like; its protein translation is MISSTYLSSQGHTSAHGLDRTPLKTYLREDWDTKGDVMKKVVINVGGMRHETYMSTLKSLPGTRLAKLMDHDPSGDLEFFFDRHPGVFSNVLNYYRTGKLHCPTDVCGPLFEEELAFWEVDKADVEPCCWITFCQHRDAEVALAAFGPSDSKEHHNEDFSESFDVEDNPANSQSRCKRWKAKIWALFDDPFSSKAAKVIAFVSLFFVLLSITAFCLETHESFHTLEQRTELVNNGNHTEEVTYYEIVTEPTLTVVEGVCVVWFIFEFLVRFTCCSNILVFVKNILNIIDFVAILPFFLDVGLGGNALGFLRVLNFVRILRIFKLMRHMVGVRVLVYTLKASVQEFCLLAVFFGIGMLIFSTLEFYAERVHGDPEDPTLSAHTNFKNIPLGFWWAVVTMTTLGYGDMYPETCSGMVIGALCALAGILTIAMPVPVIVNNFRLYYSLAMAQQKLPKKKKRQHLPLSGMLSQPSTSGEQVE